Proteins encoded within one genomic window of Phototrophicus methaneseepsis:
- a CDS encoding ABC transporter substrate-binding protein: protein MKQRLTIFLLLFSFVLSSLGIVTAQDMTYGEAPMLTERVEAGELPPVEERLPSNPRVIEMPWADIGVYGGDLNDPFVGDAFWASQMVFWSFWKGLVSWNYDYSDWVPNIAESVDVSDDATTYTFHLREGVKWSDGEPFTADDVLFAINDIMGNEELNSGTFPSGWLKPGEEAPVAEKIDDYTFSITFDVPYGMFLINMAGWPGWELVTAPKHYLQQFHIDYNPDGIDALIAETEGAEDWVTLFQAHSAVGPGTDPAVISRDADYPTMMPWIYTEPLGTGTQFVAERNPYYYWVDAEGNQLPYIDRIVGTLYQDDQTMLVDVLAGQYDTMANTTDEQRPLFFENEATSGLSVYLIQSEGGGTVTVQFNITHPELGSIFSQKDFRIGMSHAIDREEIIDIVYFGQGFPRQISPNEDSPLYNEQLTTQYLEYDVDLANQILDGVLPEKDAEGWRINPETGERLSIVFTVQTGDYGLRFTDVAELLKEQFADVGVEIIVNVVDNEVWTERRNDNSMEATIFTAEGGYGITAITDPRNFVPVHGQSVWADGWQLWYLEPNNPDLVEPPQEIKDLIDLYQSVLQAPTSEERYELMGQVLQTAADNFWVMGISSATPSYRPLSANLHNVPETWVNGWNPGGIAIAIPEQWYFEGGEG from the coding sequence ATGAAACAACGTCTTACGATCTTTTTGCTTCTGTTTTCTTTTGTGCTGTCCTCGTTGGGGATCGTTACCGCCCAGGATATGACTTATGGTGAAGCCCCGATGTTGACGGAGCGCGTCGAAGCGGGTGAACTCCCCCCTGTTGAAGAACGCTTGCCCAGTAATCCACGCGTTATCGAGATGCCATGGGCCGATATTGGCGTCTATGGGGGTGACCTGAATGACCCCTTCGTCGGCGATGCTTTTTGGGCGAGCCAGATGGTCTTCTGGTCATTCTGGAAGGGCCTTGTGAGCTGGAATTATGATTACAGCGATTGGGTGCCTAATATTGCAGAAAGTGTCGATGTCAGTGATGATGCCACAACCTACACCTTCCACCTGCGCGAGGGCGTCAAGTGGTCCGACGGGGAGCCTTTTACGGCTGATGATGTGCTGTTTGCGATCAACGACATCATGGGCAATGAAGAACTCAACAGCGGCACGTTCCCCTCTGGCTGGCTCAAGCCCGGTGAGGAAGCCCCAGTTGCTGAAAAAATAGATGACTATACCTTCAGCATCACATTTGACGTGCCTTATGGCATGTTCCTGATCAATATGGCGGGCTGGCCGGGTTGGGAACTCGTCACAGCGCCGAAGCATTATTTGCAGCAGTTCCATATCGACTACAACCCAGACGGTATTGATGCTCTGATTGCTGAGACAGAAGGCGCGGAAGATTGGGTGACCCTCTTCCAGGCACATTCAGCGGTTGGCCCTGGCACGGACCCGGCAGTGATCAGCCGAGATGCAGATTACCCGACGATGATGCCCTGGATTTATACAGAGCCGCTGGGTACGGGGACGCAGTTCGTCGCGGAACGCAACCCTTATTACTATTGGGTTGATGCAGAAGGCAACCAGCTCCCTTATATTGACCGCATTGTGGGGACGCTTTATCAGGATGACCAGACCATGCTTGTGGATGTCCTGGCAGGCCAATACGACACAATGGCGAACACAACAGACGAACAGCGGCCTCTTTTCTTCGAAAATGAAGCGACTTCCGGCCTATCCGTCTATCTGATCCAGAGCGAAGGTGGCGGTACGGTGACGGTTCAGTTCAACATCACGCACCCTGAACTGGGCAGTATATTTAGCCAGAAAGACTTCCGCATTGGGATGTCCCATGCCATAGACCGTGAAGAAATTATCGACATCGTCTACTTTGGACAGGGCTTCCCACGGCAGATTTCCCCCAATGAAGATTCGCCGCTTTATAACGAGCAACTCACGACGCAATACCTTGAATATGATGTGGACCTGGCAAACCAGATCCTCGATGGTGTCCTGCCAGAAAAAGACGCTGAAGGCTGGCGCATCAATCCGGAGACAGGCGAGCGCCTCTCCATCGTCTTTACCGTGCAGACGGGAGATTATGGCCTGCGCTTCACCGATGTGGCGGAATTGTTGAAAGAACAATTCGCCGATGTTGGCGTAGAGATTATCGTTAACGTGGTTGATAACGAAGTCTGGACTGAGCGCCGCAACGATAACAGCATGGAAGCAACGATCTTCACGGCAGAAGGTGGTTATGGCATCACGGCGATCACGGATCCGCGTAACTTCGTGCCTGTCCATGGGCAGAGCGTTTGGGCGGATGGCTGGCAGCTCTGGTACCTGGAGCCGAATAATCCTGATCTCGTTGAGCCGCCGCAGGAAATCAAGGATTTGATTGATCTGTATCAAAGTGTGCTGCAAGCCCCCACCAGCGAAGAACGTTATGAACTGATGGGCCAGGTTTTGCAGACGGCTGCGGATAACTTCTGGGTGATGGGTATTTCCAGCGCAACACCCAGCTATCGCCCGCTGAGCGCCAACTTGCATAACGTGCCTGAAACATGGGTGAATGGCTGGAACCCTGGCGGTATCGCCATTGCCATCCCCGAACAATGGTACTTTGAAGGTGGCGAAGGCTAA
- a CDS encoding LacI family DNA-binding transcriptional regulator, producing MKEKRATLRDVAKEAGVSYQTVSRVINSHENVSEKTRSRVMKAIDKLDFRVNRVAQIMQTKRSQTIETILFYAGFNLFLYEMAHITQQHGYHFMISAIYEEEIANAIDSAASRFVDGLILNSMSTISEDYETLNKLCNGIPFVMIGARLGSQVPSVSYDQRRGAQLAVQHLMGLGHTQIAEISGILASNDGYDRHAGWKTTLLENDLPLGPSVEGDFSIDGGYAAMNQLLEGGAPFSAVFIGNDSMTFGAHTALREHGLRVPEDISIVSFDDIPEAAHFTPGLTTVRQDFHLLGRMAVEYLLSRINNPDTPIHQRILQPELIVRDSTQAYQPR from the coding sequence ATGAAAGAAAAACGTGCCACCCTGAGAGATGTTGCTAAAGAAGCCGGCGTCTCTTATCAGACTGTCTCGCGCGTCATCAACAGCCACGAGAACGTCTCAGAAAAAACGCGCAGTCGTGTTATGAAAGCCATAGACAAGCTAGATTTCCGCGTCAACCGCGTAGCTCAGATCATGCAGACCAAGCGCTCCCAGACAATTGAAACGATCCTTTTTTATGCTGGCTTCAATCTCTTCTTGTATGAGATGGCACATATCACCCAGCAGCATGGGTATCACTTCATGATCTCCGCCATTTATGAGGAAGAAATCGCCAATGCGATTGACAGCGCCGCATCGCGTTTCGTGGATGGCCTTATCCTGAACTCCATGTCGACGATCTCCGAGGATTACGAGACACTCAACAAGCTTTGTAATGGCATCCCGTTTGTGATGATTGGGGCCCGTTTAGGGTCGCAGGTGCCTTCTGTGTCATACGACCAGAGGCGCGGCGCACAACTCGCTGTGCAGCATCTGATGGGCCTGGGGCATACGCAAATTGCGGAAATCAGCGGCATTCTGGCTAGTAACGATGGCTATGATCGGCATGCGGGTTGGAAGACGACGCTCTTAGAAAACGATCTCCCACTTGGTCCCAGTGTAGAAGGTGATTTTTCGATAGATGGGGGATATGCCGCGATGAATCAATTACTGGAAGGCGGGGCACCGTTCAGCGCTGTTTTTATCGGCAATGACTCCATGACATTTGGTGCCCATACAGCCCTGCGAGAACATGGCTTGCGCGTCCCGGAAGATATTTCGATTGTCAGCTTCGACGACATCCCGGAAGCGGCACACTTCACCCCCGGCCTGACGACAGTCCGGCAAGATTTCCATCTATTGGGGCGCATGGCCGTAGAATATTTATTGAGCCGGATTAATAACCCGGATACGCCCATTCATCAGCGCATCCTACAGCCAGAACTGATTGTACGAGATAGTACCCAAGCCTATCAGCCGCGCTGA
- a CDS encoding carbonic anhydrase: MFQNTRYILRLTLLILLTALFSTAVIVAQDDSEEEEEGDHAIHWSYAGEEGPDHWGAMTPDFTQCLEGTAQSPIDVTGAVALNLTDIGFDYMDTALHIFNNGHTIQVNADEGSAITYNEITYNLLQFHFHHPSEHTVNGEAAPMEIHFVHQDPNSGNLAVVGVMLTESDADNEAYAAIFDHLPAEISEATASDLVISLDALLPEDRTYFTYQGSLTTPPCSEIVRWLLLENPVELSAEQIAAFGEIFEANARPVQPLNNRDLFIDSNE, from the coding sequence ATGTTTCAAAATACCCGTTACATCCTTCGCTTAACATTGCTTATTTTATTGACGGCACTATTCTCTACGGCTGTCATCGTCGCACAAGATGATTCAGAGGAAGAAGAAGAAGGCGATCACGCCATTCATTGGAGTTACGCTGGTGAAGAGGGCCCTGATCATTGGGGTGCCATGACCCCCGACTTCACACAATGTCTAGAAGGCACCGCTCAGTCACCAATTGATGTGACAGGAGCCGTTGCACTGAACCTCACCGATATTGGCTTTGATTATATGGATACCGCACTGCATATCTTTAACAATGGGCACACGATTCAAGTTAATGCGGATGAAGGCAGCGCCATCACCTATAATGAAATCACTTATAATTTGCTGCAATTCCACTTTCATCACCCCAGCGAGCATACCGTCAACGGGGAAGCCGCGCCGATGGAGATTCACTTCGTCCATCAAGACCCCAACTCAGGCAATCTTGCCGTAGTTGGCGTGATGCTAACTGAAAGTGACGCTGATAACGAAGCCTATGCAGCTATCTTCGACCATCTCCCTGCGGAAATTTCCGAAGCTACAGCCAGCGACCTTGTCATCAGCCTGGATGCACTTTTACCAGAAGACCGTACCTATTTCACGTATCAAGGCTCACTGACAACACCGCCATGCAGCGAAATCGTGCGATGGTTATTATTGGAAAACCCGGTCGAGCTTTCCGCTGAACAGATCGCAGCTTTTGGCGAAATCTTCGAGGCAAATGCGCGTCCTGTGCAGCCTCTCAACAATCGTGATCTCTTCATCGATAGTAACGAATAA